From a region of the Hemibagrus wyckioides isolate EC202008001 linkage group LG06, SWU_Hwy_1.0, whole genome shotgun sequence genome:
- the esd gene encoding S-formylglutathione hydrolase: MALTQVSSNKCCGGYQKVFEHDSSELKCKMKFGIYLPPKAESGKCPVLYWLSGLTCTEQNFITKSGSQRAASEHGIIIVTPDTSPRGCNIEGEDESWDFGTGAGFYVDASQEPWKTNYRMYSYVTEELPRLINSNFPVDPEKMSISGHSMGGHGALICALKNPGKYKAVSAFAPICNPMQCAWGQKAFSGYLGPEKSTWEAYDATVLAASYSGPELDILIDQGRDDQFLSASQLLPDNLIAACSEKKIPVVFRLQQGYDHSYYFVFSFIDDHIKHHAKYLNA; this comes from the exons ATGGCGTTAACGCAGGTGTCGTCCAATAAGTGCTGCGGTGGATACCAGAAAGTGTTCGAGCACGACAG ctCCGAACTAAAGTGCAAGATGAAATTTGGCATCTATCTTCCTCCTAAGGCTGAAAGTGGCAAATGCCCAGTGCTGTATTGGCTGTCCG GACTAACATGCACTGAGCAGaattttattactaaatcaGGAAGCCAGCGTGCTGCTTCTGAGCATggcatcatcatcgtcacccCGGATACAAGCCCAC GTGGCTGCAATATTGAAGGAGAAGACGAAAGCTGGGATTTTGGAACAGGAGCTGGTTTTTATGTCGACGCTTCACAGGAGCCATGGAAGACCAACTATCGCATGTATTCTTATGTCACCGAAGAG ctGCCACGTTTAATAAACTCTAATTTCCCTGTTGATCCGGAGAAGATGTCCATCTCGGGCCATTCTATGGGTGGTCACGGCGCTCTTATCTGTGCACTGAAGAATCCTGGGAAATACAAG GCAGTTTCTGCTTTTGCCCCAATCTGTAACCCAATGCAGTGCGCTTGGGGACAAAAGGCTTTTTCCGGCTACCTGGGACCCGAAAAGTCCACCTGGGAG GCATATGATGCCACAGTATTGGCTGCCTCGTACTCCGGTCCTGAATTGGACATTTTGATTGACCAGGGCCGTGATGACCAGTTTCTGTCAGCCAGTCAGCTGCTTCCTGATAATCTGATTGCTGCCTGTTCTGAAAAGAAAATCCCTGTCGTGTTTCGACTTCAGCAG GGCTATGACCACAGCTATTACTTTGTGTTCTCGTTCATCGATGACCACATCAAGCACCATGCAAAGTATTTGAATGCATAA